In Cytobacillus oceanisediminis, the following proteins share a genomic window:
- the mnhG gene encoding monovalent cation/H(+) antiporter subunit G, producing the protein MNEIANIVIIVLIILGAFLSLVAAYGVIRLPDIYTRNHAASKSATLGVMSILLGALLFFYVKDGFFNSRVLLGIIFIFMTSPVAGHLIARAAYNSGVELWDKSVQDDLKDAPHMKKAGSKEQ; encoded by the coding sequence ATGAACGAGATCGCTAATATTGTCATTATTGTGCTGATTATTCTGGGAGCTTTTTTAAGCCTTGTTGCAGCATATGGGGTTATCAGGCTTCCTGATATCTATACCAGGAACCATGCGGCTTCAAAGTCCGCTACACTGGGGGTTATGTCCATACTGCTAGGAGCCCTTCTGTTCTTTTATGTTAAAGATGGCTTTTTCAATTCCAGAGTGCTGCTCGGAATTATATTCATCTTCATGACTTCACCTGTTGCCGGGCATTTAATTGCCCGGGCAGCTTATAACTCCGGTGTAGAGCTATGGGATAAAAGTGTACAGGATGACTTAAAAGATGCACCACATATGAAAAAGGCTGGCAGTAAGGAACAATAA
- a CDS encoding SDR family oxidoreductase produces MELNQLFHLGNKTAIVTGGGRGLGEQMANALGEAGANVVVCSRSIEACEHVRKNLEAKGVKSLAIECDITIEEDIQMVISKTLETFGSIDILINNSGTSWVAPFLELPSDKWDKVMNVNLKGLFLFSQAAAQVMTKQGSGKIINISSVSGMRGTHSAFLDAVAYSTSKGAVIALTKDLAVKLAPAGIQVNAIAPGFFPTRITKVLEKSSSVILRKIPAGRFGSEQDLKGAAVFLSSKASDYVTGQVLVVDGGMTVSL; encoded by the coding sequence ATGGAATTGAACCAGTTATTTCATTTAGGCAATAAGACAGCAATTGTAACAGGAGGAGGACGCGGACTCGGGGAGCAAATGGCAAATGCGCTTGGGGAAGCAGGAGCAAATGTTGTCGTCTGCTCACGCAGCATTGAAGCATGTGAGCATGTCAGAAAAAATCTTGAAGCAAAGGGAGTTAAATCTCTGGCAATTGAATGTGACATAACCATTGAAGAAGACATTCAAATGGTCATCAGCAAGACCTTAGAGACATTTGGGAGCATCGATATTCTCATTAATAATAGCGGAACATCCTGGGTTGCACCTTTCCTTGAACTGCCTTCAGATAAATGGGACAAAGTCATGAATGTGAATTTAAAGGGGCTGTTTTTATTTTCACAGGCTGCGGCACAAGTGATGACGAAGCAGGGCAGCGGCAAAATCATCAATATTTCTTCAGTAAGTGGAATGAGGGGTACTCATTCCGCATTTCTTGATGCAGTTGCCTACAGTACAAGTAAAGGAGCCGTTATCGCACTTACAAAGGATTTAGCTGTAAAATTGGCCCCCGCCGGCATTCAAGTGAACGCTATTGCTCCAGGTTTCTTTCCTACCAGAATAACAAAGGTCCTGGAAAAATCGAGTTCAGTTATTCTCAGAAAGATTCCTGCCGGAAGATTTGGAAGTGAACAAGACTTAAAAGGAGCAGCTGTCTTTTTATCATCCAAAGCGTCTGATTACGTGACAGGTCAGGTTCTAGTCGTAGATGGAGGAATGACAGTTTCCCTCTAA
- a CDS encoding alanine/glycine:cation symporter family protein, whose translation MLEMLNKINGVLWGTPSLILLFGTGVLLTFMLKGLQFRRLIYAFKLGFTKEGQASSNDEGDVSNFKALMTALAATIGNGNIAGVATAITLGGPGAIFWMWIVGLLGMATKYAEALLAMKYRVKNANGEYSSGPMYYVERGLGKKFKWLAVAFAIFGAFAALGIGNSVQSNTIAAVMDTSFGINNWITGVILAVLAALIIFGGIQRISTVAGFFVPVMAVLYIGGSLIILAVNYDQIIPGFQTIFYYAFNPVAATGGFVGVVVSEAIKNGVSRGIFSNEAGLGTAALIAGNAKTDHPVKQALVAMTGTFIVTIVVCTMTGLVLILTGFWDTTGGLISGVAHDGSLDGGALTSAAFAHVLGTAGEYIVAFSVIFFGFSTIVGWYVYGEKCFEYLVGTKGIMGYRAIYIFATGIGAVANLTTVWAFADMANALMMIPNLIALILLSKVVVKDTNEFFENHYKAANKQLKKAG comes from the coding sequence ATGCTTGAGATGCTTAATAAAATTAACGGGGTGCTCTGGGGCACACCAAGTTTGATTTTGCTTTTTGGTACTGGTGTTCTTTTAACATTCATGCTGAAAGGCCTTCAATTCAGAAGGCTGATATATGCGTTTAAATTAGGGTTTACCAAAGAAGGACAGGCTTCATCTAATGATGAGGGCGATGTCAGTAACTTTAAAGCGCTAATGACAGCTCTCGCAGCAACAATTGGCAATGGTAATATCGCCGGTGTTGCCACTGCGATTACACTTGGCGGACCAGGGGCCATCTTCTGGATGTGGATTGTTGGTCTGCTGGGAATGGCAACCAAATATGCTGAAGCCTTGCTGGCAATGAAATACCGAGTGAAAAACGCAAATGGCGAGTACTCCAGCGGACCGATGTATTATGTAGAACGCGGTCTTGGCAAGAAATTCAAATGGCTTGCAGTTGCATTTGCAATCTTCGGAGCATTTGCAGCTCTTGGAATCGGCAACAGTGTTCAATCGAATACCATTGCAGCTGTTATGGACACTTCATTTGGAATTAATAATTGGATTACAGGTGTTATTCTTGCTGTACTGGCTGCTTTAATCATCTTTGGCGGCATTCAGCGTATTAGTACTGTTGCTGGATTCTTTGTACCAGTCATGGCGGTTCTTTATATTGGCGGGTCACTAATTATTCTTGCAGTTAACTATGATCAGATCATCCCTGGATTCCAGACAATCTTCTACTATGCCTTCAATCCGGTTGCAGCGACTGGCGGTTTTGTCGGTGTTGTAGTATCTGAAGCGATCAAGAATGGTGTTTCAAGGGGTATTTTCTCTAATGAAGCCGGTCTTGGTACAGCAGCGCTTATCGCAGGTAACGCAAAAACAGACCACCCTGTAAAACAGGCTCTTGTTGCGATGACTGGTACATTTATTGTTACAATCGTTGTTTGTACGATGACTGGACTGGTGCTAATCTTGACTGGTTTCTGGGACACAACAGGCGGATTGATCTCTGGTGTGGCGCATGACGGCAGCCTTGACGGCGGGGCATTAACAAGTGCAGCCTTTGCCCATGTTCTTGGAACAGCGGGTGAATATATCGTTGCGTTCTCTGTTATCTTCTTCGGTTTCTCAACAATCGTCGGCTGGTATGTATACGGCGAAAAATGCTTTGAGTACCTGGTTGGCACAAAAGGAATTATGGGATACCGTGCCATTTACATCTTTGCGACTGGCATCGGTGCGGTTGCCAACTTAACTACCGTTTGGGCTTTTGCTGATATGGCAAATGCATTAATGATGATTCCTAACTTGATTGCATTAATCCTTCTAAGCAAAGTGGTTGTTAAAGATACTAATGAATTCTTTGAAAACCACTATAAAGCAGCCAATAAGCAGCTTAAGAAAGCTGGCTGA
- the ald gene encoding alanine dehydrogenase, which translates to MIIGVPKEIKNNENRVAATPASVDALVKAGHKVLVEIDAGNGSGFTNEDYTEVGAVIVDTAAEAWAAEMVMKVKEPLASEYGYFREGLVLFTYLHLAAEPELAKALTEKGVTAIAYETVEVNRTLPLLTPMSEVAGRMSAQIGAQFLQKTNGGMGILLAGVPGVSRGKVTIIGGGVVGINAAKMAIGLGAQVTIIDLSPERLRQLDDIFGNSIQTLMSNPFNIAQAVKDADLVIGAVLIPGAKAPKLVTEEMIKTMKTGSVVVDVAIDQGGIFETVDHITTHDNPTYDKHGVVHYAVANMPGAVPRTSTIALTNVTINYALQIANKGVVKAIEDNAALKLGVNVVNGSITYPAVAKDLGYEYVSVEDAFAKVKAAN; encoded by the coding sequence ATGATTATTGGAGTACCTAAAGAGATTAAAAATAACGAAAATCGTGTTGCTGCGACACCAGCAAGCGTTGATGCATTAGTAAAAGCCGGACATAAAGTACTTGTAGAAATCGATGCAGGAAATGGAAGCGGTTTCACAAACGAGGATTATACAGAAGTAGGAGCTGTTATCGTAGATACAGCTGCAGAGGCATGGGCTGCTGAAATGGTTATGAAGGTTAAAGAGCCTCTAGCTTCTGAATATGGCTATTTCCGTGAAGGTTTGGTTCTTTTCACATATCTTCATCTTGCAGCAGAGCCTGAGCTTGCAAAAGCATTAACTGAAAAAGGTGTTACAGCTATCGCGTATGAAACAGTAGAAGTAAACCGTACATTGCCTCTTCTTACACCAATGAGTGAGGTTGCAGGACGCATGTCTGCACAAATTGGAGCTCAATTCCTTCAAAAGACAAATGGCGGAATGGGTATTCTTCTGGCAGGTGTTCCAGGCGTATCACGCGGAAAAGTTACCATCATTGGCGGCGGTGTAGTGGGAATCAACGCAGCAAAAATGGCAATCGGACTTGGCGCACAAGTTACGATTATCGACTTAAGCCCAGAACGTCTGCGCCAGCTTGACGATATCTTCGGAAACAGCATCCAAACGTTAATGTCTAATCCTTTCAACATTGCACAAGCTGTTAAAGATGCTGACCTGGTAATTGGTGCGGTTCTCATCCCGGGAGCTAAAGCGCCTAAGCTTGTAACGGAAGAAATGATTAAAACAATGAAGACGGGTTCAGTAGTTGTTGACGTGGCGATTGACCAGGGCGGTATTTTCGAAACAGTTGATCACATTACAACTCATGACAACCCAACTTACGATAAGCATGGCGTTGTTCACTATGCTGTTGCGAACATGCCTGGTGCCGTTCCAAGAACATCTACAATTGCTCTTACAAACGTTACAATCAACTACGCGCTGCAGATTGCAAACAAAGGCGTTGTGAAAGCTATTGAAGACAATGCAGCACTTAAGCTTGGCGTAAACGTTGTAAACGGCAGCATCACATACCCAGCGGTTGCGAAAGATCTTGGCTATGAGTATGTTTCTGTCGAAGATGCATTTGCTAAAGTAAAAGCAGCTAACTAA
- a CDS encoding Na(+)/H(+) antiporter subunit B, with the protein MKTNDIILQTATKVVLFLIVLFSVHIFFAGHYTPGGGFVGGLLTSGAIVLLLLAFDMKTVSKILPVNYIHMIAVGLLFAIGTGAGALLFNVPFLTHAFGHVDLPVLGDTSLHTATLFDLGVFLVVVGVTMTIIQTIGEDE; encoded by the coding sequence ATGAAAACAAATGATATTATTTTGCAGACCGCTACGAAAGTAGTTTTGTTTCTCATTGTTCTTTTCTCTGTCCATATCTTTTTTGCCGGCCATTATACACCGGGCGGCGGATTCGTTGGCGGTTTGCTGACATCGGGGGCAATTGTTCTGCTGCTGCTGGCTTTTGACATGAAAACTGTCTCAAAGATTCTTCCTGTCAATTATATTCACATGATTGCAGTTGGACTGCTTTTTGCAATCGGTACAGGGGCGGGAGCATTGCTATTTAATGTCCCTTTCCTTACCCATGCTTTTGGACATGTTGACTTGCCAGTCCTGGGGGACACTTCCCTCCATACAGCTACACTGTTTGACCTGGGTGTTTTTCTGGTTGTTGTTGGCGTTACGATGACCATTATTCAAACGATAGGGGAGGATGAATAA
- a CDS encoding hotdog fold thioesterase, whose translation MELKDTLIETLGMEIVSLEKGRVVATMPVDERTRQPFGLLHGGASVALAETVASIGAFELCDKETESVAGLEINANHIRAKKDGIVTAVATVLHQGRTTMVWDIKITDESDKLICTSRCTMAVIKRK comes from the coding sequence ATGGAGTTGAAAGATACTTTAATCGAAACACTCGGAATGGAAATCGTGTCGCTTGAAAAGGGCCGTGTAGTTGCTACTATGCCTGTTGATGAACGCACCCGCCAGCCGTTTGGACTGCTGCATGGAGGGGCATCTGTCGCCCTTGCGGAAACTGTTGCAAGCATAGGAGCATTTGAACTTTGCGACAAAGAAACGGAATCTGTTGCAGGGCTTGAAATCAATGCCAACCATATACGTGCTAAAAAGGATGGAATCGTGACGGCTGTCGCAACAGTGCTGCATCAGGGCAGAACCACAATGGTATGGGATATCAAAATAACAGATGAAAGTGACAAGCTGATTTGCACATCCAGATGCACAATGGCGGTAATAAAAAGAAAATAA
- a CDS encoding Na(+)/H(+) antiporter subunit F1: MLNTIVLSAILIISAATIGLIYRVIKGPTTPDRVVALDAIGINLVAIVALISIALNTSAFVEVILLIGILAFIGTVAFSKYLEKGVIIENERDR, from the coding sequence ATGCTGAATACTATTGTTCTAAGTGCCATCCTTATCATTTCGGCTGCCACCATCGGTTTGATTTACAGAGTGATTAAAGGGCCGACCACTCCAGACCGTGTGGTTGCACTTGATGCTATTGGCATAAATCTTGTTGCAATTGTTGCATTGATTTCTATCGCCCTTAATACAAGTGCGTTTGTGGAGGTTATCCTTCTGATCGGGATTCTTGCCTTTATAGGGACCGTAGCCTTCTCTAAATATCTGGAGAAGGGGGTTATTATCGAAAATGAACGAGATCGCTAA
- a CDS encoding alpha/beta fold hydrolase, with product MEQNTTSKKLHGFFKTILQPDPETNSTPRTAVWKRNKATLWHYAPSSKKYKIPVFLVYSLVNQPFILDLGPQNSLIEALANSGYDVYLLDFGIPGYEDKEITMDDYITEYIRKGVKRALYHAKAEEITVMGFCLGGTFAAIYAAIADAPVKNLVLSVAPVDFSVVPVFDKWAEELRNGEGSLDPIFEAWGIIPAFAIKSGMRLFTSPVYYSPYLSLLARADDEAYASRWKRFSHWTDGHIPFAGAALKQINHDLLKENKLVNGTLTVGERKAVLSNIKANLLAVASDNDRLVPKEQILPVMDLVSSADKTFHLLQGGHANLTSEGKVPDYMDKWLSSRSGQI from the coding sequence ATGGAACAAAATACCACTTCCAAAAAACTGCATGGATTCTTTAAGACCATTCTCCAGCCCGATCCGGAGACCAATTCAACTCCAAGGACCGCAGTTTGGAAAAGAAATAAGGCTACACTCTGGCACTATGCCCCTTCCAGTAAAAAATACAAAATTCCGGTTTTCCTTGTATATTCGCTCGTCAATCAGCCCTTTATTTTAGATCTTGGTCCACAGAACAGTTTAATTGAGGCTCTGGCCAACAGCGGATACGATGTCTACTTGCTGGATTTCGGGATTCCGGGCTATGAGGACAAAGAGATTACGATGGACGATTATATTACTGAATACATCCGGAAGGGGGTAAAAAGAGCTTTATATCACGCCAAAGCAGAAGAAATAACCGTCATGGGCTTTTGCCTGGGCGGCACTTTTGCAGCCATTTATGCGGCCATTGCGGATGCGCCGGTCAAAAACTTAGTATTGTCTGTCGCACCGGTTGACTTCAGCGTCGTCCCTGTCTTTGATAAATGGGCAGAAGAATTGCGGAATGGAGAAGGCAGCCTGGACCCCATTTTTGAAGCATGGGGAATTATACCCGCCTTTGCCATCAAATCTGGTATGCGGCTATTTACTTCACCCGTTTATTACTCTCCTTATTTATCGCTTCTGGCCAGAGCCGACGATGAAGCATACGCCTCCCGGTGGAAACGTTTCAGCCACTGGACCGATGGCCATATTCCATTTGCCGGGGCAGCACTAAAGCAAATCAATCATGACCTTTTGAAAGAAAATAAGCTTGTGAATGGCACATTAACCGTCGGTGAAAGGAAGGCGGTGCTAAGCAATATCAAAGCCAATTTACTCGCTGTCGCTTCGGATAATGACCGCCTTGTTCCAAAAGAGCAGATTCTTCCGGTCATGGACCTCGTGTCAAGCGCTGATAAAACTTTTCATTTGCTTCAGGGGGGGCATGCCAACCTTACTTCAGAAGGAAAAGTTCCTGACTACATGGACAAATGGCTGTCATCAAGATCAGGACAAATATAA
- a CDS encoding Na+/H+ antiporter subunit D: MINFLILPILIPLVTGVLLIFAAKRIMLQRWIAGISSVIAIIFSALLVQKVRIDGIQTLDVSSWEAPFGITLVSDMMSALLVLTTSIIAFLCLIYSFWSIGEAREKFYYYAAFNFLIVGVNGAFTTGDIFNLFVFFEVMLMASYVLLVLGGKKAQLRESIKYILVNVISSALFVVAVAYLYSVVGTLNMAHISVRISEVSQGNPPGIITVIAVLFLIVFGLKGAIFPLYFWMPGSYYAPPAPVLALFGALLTKVGVYSIARTYTLFFYHDTGFTHQLLSFLAIMSIIAGVIGAIAYWDIKKIIIYNIIIAVGAILFGISAMTTDSLTGSIFYLIHDMIIKAALFLLAGIVIAIAGTSNLHKISGLIKRYPGLGWTFFIAALALAGIPPLSGFVGKLLIVKGGFEAEHYWGAGIVLMSSLLVLFSIMKVFINGFWGTPRAYKGEDKVPVGKMMIAPVILIVLAVFYGVGSEYVYPYISQAAETLANPEIYIEAVLKEY, encoded by the coding sequence ATGATTAACTTTTTGATATTGCCCATCCTGATCCCTTTAGTTACGGGTGTCCTTCTAATCTTCGCTGCTAAACGAATCATGCTGCAAAGGTGGATTGCAGGCATTTCATCAGTGATCGCGATCATTTTTTCTGCCTTGCTGGTTCAGAAGGTGCGAATTGACGGGATACAAACGCTGGATGTTTCAAGCTGGGAGGCTCCGTTTGGGATCACGCTTGTTTCTGACATGATGTCAGCTCTGCTGGTGCTGACAACCAGCATAATCGCATTTCTATGCTTGATTTATTCATTTTGGAGCATTGGGGAAGCCAGAGAGAAGTTTTACTATTATGCTGCATTCAACTTTCTAATTGTTGGCGTAAACGGTGCCTTTACAACAGGGGATATCTTCAACCTTTTCGTATTTTTCGAGGTTATGCTGATGGCTTCCTATGTTTTGCTTGTTTTGGGCGGAAAGAAGGCACAGCTTAGGGAGTCCATTAAATACATCCTTGTGAATGTAATATCTTCCGCTCTGTTTGTTGTAGCTGTAGCTTATCTATATTCCGTTGTAGGAACGCTCAATATGGCGCATATTTCCGTTCGCATCAGCGAAGTCAGCCAAGGGAATCCCCCAGGAATTATTACAGTGATTGCTGTGCTATTTTTGATCGTATTTGGATTGAAAGGAGCCATCTTTCCTTTATATTTCTGGATGCCGGGCTCTTACTATGCACCGCCGGCTCCTGTTTTGGCTTTATTCGGAGCGCTGCTGACAAAAGTCGGAGTTTACTCCATTGCAAGAACCTATACGTTGTTCTTTTATCATGATACCGGTTTTACCCATCAGCTCTTGAGCTTTTTGGCGATTATGTCGATCATCGCCGGAGTCATTGGAGCCATTGCGTACTGGGATATTAAGAAAATTATCATCTACAATATCATCATTGCTGTAGGGGCGATTTTGTTTGGAATATCAGCGATGACGACTGATTCCCTTACCGGGTCCATCTTCTATTTGATTCATGATATGATTATTAAAGCAGCTCTATTTTTACTTGCCGGCATCGTTATTGCAATAGCCGGGACAAGCAATTTGCATAAGATAAGCGGGTTGATCAAGCGCTATCCTGGTCTGGGATGGACCTTCTTCATCGCAGCGCTTGCACTTGCGGGAATCCCGCCGTTAAGCGGATTTGTTGGAAAGCTTCTAATTGTTAAAGGCGGATTCGAAGCAGAACATTACTGGGGAGCAGGAATTGTCTTAATGTCCAGTCTTCTTGTGCTGTTTTCAATCATGAAAGTCTTCATTAATGGCTTTTGGGGTACACCCCGCGCTTATAAAGGGGAAGACAAAGTACCTGTCGGCAAAATGATGATTGCCCCGGTTATCCTTATTGTCCTTGCCGTTTTCTACGGAGTCGGCTCGGAGTATGTTTATCCGTATATCTCACAGGCTGCTGAAACTCTTGCAAATCCGGAAATATATATTGAAGCAGTTTTAAAGGAGTATTGA
- a CDS encoding Na+/H+ antiporter subunit E: MAFQILLNVFLGFMWMFLTGSYEPVAFLKGYLFGLLIIFTFRRFFDSRFYLLRVVAVINLLFLFIKELILANIGVLKVLLRPKLDMRPGIFAYPTVLKKDWEITVLSNLITLTPGTLVVDVSPDNKILYIHAIDIEDAEETIDSIRNSFEKAIMEVSR, translated from the coding sequence ATGGCATTTCAAATATTATTAAATGTGTTCCTTGGGTTTATGTGGATGTTTTTAACAGGATCATACGAACCGGTTGCGTTCCTTAAAGGATACCTTTTTGGCCTGCTCATCATCTTTACTTTCAGAAGATTTTTCGATTCACGCTTTTATCTATTAAGAGTTGTGGCGGTAATCAATCTTTTGTTTCTTTTCATCAAAGAGCTGATCTTAGCGAACATCGGCGTGCTCAAAGTATTGTTAAGGCCCAAGCTTGATATGCGGCCAGGCATTTTTGCCTACCCCACTGTTCTTAAAAAGGACTGGGAAATTACAGTGCTCTCGAATTTGATCACACTGACTCCGGGGACACTGGTTGTAGACGTTTCTCCGGATAATAAGATTCTTTACATTCATGCAATTGATATTGAAGATGCAGAGGAAACCATTGATTCCATCAGGAACTCGTTTGAAAAAGCAATCATGGAGGTGAGCCGGTAA
- a CDS encoding PucR family transcriptional regulator, which translates to MGDDKMEKDPFKRAFSDLEELVDKIRDVLECPVTIEDVNHRLLAYSTHDDQTDTARIATIISRKVPEKVINRLWKERVIPQLMQSGEPLRIPEIKEIGLGNRVAISIRNHNEVLGYIWAVEEEALLTESKLNLLKLAAQSARTEMLRLNAQKKKRAEGYRDFFWELLTGHFLSHDEIAERFEDLSIKPPSPFAVLVFRFKEEVTSKIEQNIIYLISTSQKVHITFHAAMGNEFIILAAPPEPALSENGFIEFIHFFIDQMKTRFSIDHINGATGTTYQHYEKVEKSYQEALQVLRLKEQFPEEIHHVYSYQQLGIFRYLDAILEKKRLEPYEHPAIEKLNKYDLEHRTNLLTTLEAFIDHDSNVNETAKKLHIHMNTLNYRLKRITDIGEVDLKNTNTKLSLYLELKIRRIEKKSPHL; encoded by the coding sequence TTGGGTGATGATAAAATGGAAAAAGATCCGTTTAAGAGGGCATTTAGTGATCTGGAGGAATTGGTAGATAAGATCCGCGATGTCCTGGAATGCCCTGTTACAATAGAAGATGTTAACCATCGCCTGCTGGCCTACAGTACACATGATGACCAGACAGATACCGCGAGAATCGCAACGATTATCAGCAGAAAGGTTCCTGAAAAGGTGATCAATCGTTTATGGAAGGAACGTGTGATCCCGCAGCTGATGCAAAGCGGAGAACCGCTTAGAATCCCTGAAATAAAGGAAATCGGGCTGGGAAATCGGGTAGCCATATCCATACGCAATCATAATGAAGTATTAGGCTACATATGGGCAGTAGAAGAAGAAGCCCTCTTAACAGAAAGCAAGCTGAACCTGCTAAAGCTTGCTGCACAGTCTGCTAGGACGGAGATGCTAAGATTAAACGCCCAAAAGAAAAAAAGAGCTGAGGGTTACCGGGATTTTTTCTGGGAGCTGTTAACCGGCCATTTCCTTAGCCATGATGAAATCGCAGAAAGGTTCGAGGATTTAAGCATTAAACCGCCATCGCCGTTTGCTGTACTTGTCTTTAGGTTTAAAGAAGAAGTTACCTCTAAAATAGAACAAAATATCATTTATCTGATCTCGACGAGCCAAAAGGTTCATATAACCTTTCATGCAGCGATGGGGAATGAATTTATTATTCTGGCTGCGCCGCCGGAACCTGCTCTTTCCGAAAATGGCTTTATAGAATTCATCCATTTTTTCATTGATCAAATGAAGACTCGATTTAGCATTGATCATATTAACGGGGCAACTGGAACAACTTATCAGCACTATGAGAAAGTTGAAAAAAGCTATCAGGAGGCACTGCAGGTCCTGCGCCTTAAAGAACAATTTCCCGAAGAGATCCATCATGTCTATAGCTATCAGCAGCTTGGCATTTTCCGTTATCTTGATGCCATACTCGAAAAGAAAAGGCTGGAACCATATGAGCATCCGGCTATCGAAAAGCTTAACAAATACGATCTTGAGCATCGGACCAATCTGCTCACTACTTTGGAAGCCTTCATTGATCATGACAGCAATGTGAATGAAACAGCTAAAAAGCTGCATATTCATATGAATACCTTGAATTATCGATTAAAGAGGATAACCGATATCGGGGAAGTTGATCTGAAGAATACGAATACAAAACTTTCTTTATATCTTGAACTTAAAATTCGGAGAATCGAAAAGAAGAGCCCCCATTTGTAG
- a CDS encoding Na(+)/H(+) antiporter subunit C: MEILMAFVIGILFMSATYLMLSKSLLRIIVGTGLLSHGAHMLILTMGGLKKGAAPLLGENAPSYTDPIPQALILTAIVISFGVTAFFLVLAYRAYQELGTDNMDRMRGTEGND, from the coding sequence ATGGAAATATTAATGGCTTTCGTAATTGGAATTTTATTTATGTCAGCTACTTATCTCATGCTGTCAAAAAGCTTGCTGCGCATTATTGTCGGAACCGGGCTTTTAAGTCATGGGGCACATATGCTGATATTAACGATGGGCGGTTTAAAAAAGGGAGCTGCCCCGCTGCTGGGTGAAAACGCACCCTCATACACCGATCCGATCCCCCAGGCTCTTATCCTGACGGCAATTGTAATCAGCTTCGGGGTCACTGCGTTTTTCCTTGTGCTGGCATACCGTGCCTACCAGGAGCTTGGCACTGATAATATGGATCGAATGAGAGGAACTGAAGGAAATGATTAA
- a CDS encoding DedA family protein: MELELILEIIENNGYLGLFLWLWVGVFIFPVPNELIVMTVGLSSSLKALHPVLAFIVIYLGILAALSTCYTIGRLIGRPLLKYFHKSKRMSKTIDASLKLMEKYHAFSLTFSYFVPGIRNFLPFLYGFSKLSFKKFALFAYSGALIWLSVTFTIGYVFGDHIDAIIKHEKELLLGLAGFALLVLIFRFTRRKRGKEQEKLHDQGLGL, from the coding sequence ATGGAACTCGAACTGATTTTGGAAATCATTGAGAATAACGGATATTTGGGGCTGTTTCTATGGCTTTGGGTAGGGGTCTTTATTTTTCCTGTGCCAAATGAATTGATCGTGATGACTGTTGGACTTTCTTCCTCTTTAAAAGCACTTCACCCTGTGCTTGCTTTCATTGTCATTTATCTTGGCATCTTGGCTGCATTGTCAACCTGTTATACAATCGGGCGTTTGATCGGCAGGCCTTTGCTTAAATACTTCCATAAAAGTAAAAGGATGTCTAAAACGATTGATGCTTCTTTAAAACTAATGGAAAAGTATCATGCCTTTTCCCTCACCTTCAGTTATTTTGTTCCAGGTATCAGAAATTTTCTCCCTTTCTTATACGGCTTCAGTAAATTGTCATTTAAAAAATTCGCTTTGTTTGCGTACAGCGGCGCGCTGATATGGCTGTCTGTGACTTTCACGATCGGCTATGTATTTGGAGATCATATTGATGCCATCATCAAACATGAAAAAGAATTACTGCTTGGCCTGGCAGGCTTTGCATTGCTCGTCCTCATTTTTCGCTTCACCAGAAGAAAGCGCGGGAAGGAGCAAGAAAAGCTGCATGATCAGGGGTTGGGACTTTAA